Genomic window (Gloeocapsa sp. DLM2.Bin57):
TTTTTTGCCCAATACTTTAGTTAAAGATAAAGCAACATTACACTGATAGTCGCCAAATTTAGGATTACTAGCTACTACTACCAGTGGGTCTGTAGGAATAATTTCTTGACCAAAAGCTTTACCCAAAGCTTGACTAAAACGATCATTTAATTCTCTAATCATATTGGCTCAAATCGCCGTAATTATCACACCCTATTAATCATATCAGACTAGGGCGTGTTGATCATACAATGACTAAACTCAAGCTATACTAACAACAAAAACAATTATAAAATCTTCTTTTTAATAATGTCTGTTCAACATCAACTCACCGAAAGACATAGAAACATCCTCAAAGCTACCATTAAACACTATATAGCTACTGCTGAGCCCGTGGGTTCAAAAACCTTGATTGAAGAGTACGATTTTAGTGTAAGTTCAGCTACGATTCGTAATGTAATGGGTCATCTTGAGAAAGCGGGATTACTTTATCAACCCCATACTTCAGCGGGAAGAATCCCTTCTGATGAAGGTTACCGTATTTATGTGGATAAATTAATTACTCTTGACCAAAAATCAGCCCAAAATATCGAAAAGTCATTAGAAAAACACCTGAAACAGCAAACTTGGAGTTTTGAAGCGTTAATGACTAAAGCTGCTAAATTCCTAGCTTCGGTTAGTGGTTATATCGCTTTGGTGACTATTCCCCAAACTAATCAATTACGTCATTTACAATTATTGTTGACCGAATCTCAACAAATTATCTTAATCATCGTCACTGACGCTTATCAAACCCAATCTTTTGTCATTGACTCAGTTAATCAAGATAGTTTTAGCGAGAGTGAACTACAAATTCTCTCTAATTTTCTTAATCATAAACTCAAGGGTAAATATCTCTCGCAACTTCCTAACCTTGACTGGGAAGACTTAGACCATGAATTTAAACAATATACCGATTTTTTAGCCCAATTACTGCAAAATATCTCAGAAAACCATTTAAAGTCTTCTTATTCTCTGGTATTTCATGGTATTGCTGAATTACTGCGTCAACCAGAGTTTTCCCAACCAGAAGCTAGTCAAATGTTGTTTGATTTACTAGAAAAACAACAAGAACAAATTTGTCCGCTGATTTTTGCGACTTCTCCATACTCTGTTGGTAAAACTAAGGTGAGGATTAAAATAGGATCAGAAAATAATCTAGAACCAATGCGTAATTGTAGTATAGTATCATCTCTTTATCATAAGGGAGATTTACCCCTAGGAAGTGTAGCGATTATTGGACCAACTAGAATGCTGTATGAAAATGCTATATCTTTAGTAGAGTCAACAGCAGCTTATCTATCTGCGACTATCACAGCATGAATCAGATTAGTAGAGAGATCCCAGAAAAAGTAAGTACACTTAGGCAAACCCTGACAAAAGCTGCCTATGCTTATTATGTCCTAGATGCTCCTATTATGGAAGACTCCGTATATGATCAATTATACCGAGAATTGCAAACCTTAGAAACAGAATACCCTGAGTTGATCACTCCGGATAGTCCAACTCAAAGAGTAGGAGATCAACCCGCGAGTCAGTTTATCTCTGTTAAACATA
Coding sequences:
- the hrcA gene encoding heat-inducible transcriptional repressor HrcA; the protein is MSVQHQLTERHRNILKATIKHYIATAEPVGSKTLIEEYDFSVSSATIRNVMGHLEKAGLLYQPHTSAGRIPSDEGYRIYVDKLITLDQKSAQNIEKSLEKHLKQQTWSFEALMTKAAKFLASVSGYIALVTIPQTNQLRHLQLLLTESQQIILIIVTDAYQTQSFVIDSVNQDSFSESELQILSNFLNHKLKGKYLSQLPNLDWEDLDHEFKQYTDFLAQLLQNISENHLKSSYSLVFHGIAELLRQPEFSQPEASQMLFDLLEKQQEQICPLIFATSPYSVGKTKVRIKIGSENNLEPMRNCSIVSSLYHKGDLPLGSVAIIGPTRMLYENAISLVESTAAYLSATITA